TTTCAATTACCCGGATGAATAGTATAGAATTAATGCATGCTACACGCCGCTTTTGGACCACGATCGGACTGGTCGTCGTCCTCACGGCGGGGGCTGTCCTAACCGCCCGCCCACTTCTGGGTGCAGGGGCGGCGCTTATCGGCGCAACACTCCTCGCCCACCAGTCTGTCTTCGCGCACACGCTCGCGCGAACCGTCGAGGGGCTTGCAGTCGAGATATTCATCGAACAGGAATCGGTTCTCACTGACGAGACGACGACACTCGTTCTCCGGGTTGCCGACCAAGCGGGCTCGCCGCTGGCGCTCGCCGTTGAGGCACAACCACCTGTCGGCGCTCGCCTCATCGGGGGCACACGAGACGTCTCTCTCAGCGCCAGTGAGACCGACCGCGAGGCCCAATCCGAGTTCGAGCTAGCTTGGCCCGTCACAGGGACCTTCGAATTCGACCAGCCCCGATTGGCGGTCGCCGATCGGTACGGGCTCTTCGAGGAGGAACTGCCGGTCGACGCTCATTACTCACCGACAGTCACCGTCGAGCCCCGCCGGCCACAGGAGATGCACGTCGGCAGCGGTGGCGAGCGCATCGGGGCTGCCTACGGCGAACACGAAGCCGTCGCGATCGGATCGGGGCTCGAACCCGACGTTCTTCGGGAGTATACCGCGGAGGATTCCGCCGCCCGAATCGACTGGAAGACGACAGCCCGCATGGACAGCGCCTATGTCCGGGAGTACGAGACCGATACCGATCGCGAGACGGTCATTCTAATGGATACTCGAGCGTCAATGACTGCGGGTCCGCCGGGGGAGACGAAACTCGACTACGCTCGCCAGGTCGGCATCGCATTGGCCGACAACGCACACGAGTTCAACGACCCCCTGGGCCTCTACGTCGTCACTGATGAAGGGCTGGCCACCCGGTTCAAACCGGTCGCACAACGCCACCAGTACGTTACGATCAAAGAGCGGATCCGGGCTCTCGAGGGCGGTACCGAGACCGACTCGACGCCGCAGGGACGGACACAAGCGGCGACGCGTCGTATGAGTAGCCAGCTCACTGATCAGTCGTCGTTCGCACGCCAACTCCGCCCGTTTCTCGATGAACAGACGACCCAGATTCAACAGATCGACCGCGACCCGCTGATCCGAACCGTTCGATCACACATCCGGCCGCTCCAGGGGGCGATCTGGACGGCCATTGTCACCGACGATACGAATCGGGCCGAGCTTCAGGAGGCGATCAGCCTCGCACGCCGTGGAAACGATCATGTTATGGTGTTTCTGGCACCCTCGATACTGTTCGAATCGGGCGGGCTCTCGGACGTTGCGGGAGCCTATGACCGCTATCGTGAGTTCGAGGAGTTCCGCCGGCAGCTGGCCCGTATGCGCCGCGTCACGGTGTTCGAGATGGGGCCTGGGGACCGCCTCGACACGATCCTCACCTCCGGTGCGCGTCTCTATCGTAACCGAACACGACAGACCCAGTCTTCGACGCCATGAGTACTGATCCCACCACTACCGACTCCGATACTGCGGCCGATGAAGCGGCAACTGAACGCGAACCCGAGAACGACGACACCACTACGGAGGCGACAGCGACTACTGACGACCCGAATCGTGAATCGGAGCTCTCTGTGCCATCGGTCTCCACACAGCAGCCACAGGAGATCCAGTTGATCGGGCTCCTCGGGCTCGCGATCGTTGCCGCGGGGTTCTGGTTGCTCGCCGAGTGGATCGGGCTCCTCGGCGTTGCTGGAATCGCCCTCACATGGTATGGTCTCTCGAGTCCGTATGCAGTCGCGATCGGCCACGCTATGTTCCTGCCAGTGGCGTCCAGGTCCTTGACCGTGGAACCAGCAGTGCTCGTTGCTGAAGTCGGGCTGATAACCCTCCTTCTTGCGCCCGCGATCGACACCGGCGCCACCGAACGGTTCATCGGTGCGTTCCTGGTGAGTCTGCTCGGTTTAGGCGGGCTTGCGGCAGGCGCCTATTGGTGGAGCGACCGCCTGTGGATCGGCGCGGCCGTCCTCATCGGCGCCCTCGGAGTGGCCGGCTACGGTCTCTACCGGTACGAACAGGTCTCTCTGGGACTCATCGGTACTGAAACCGAGTCCGAGGCTGGGCAGATCGGCAACGAGAGCGCGACTACGGAGGATCCCATATGAGCCAACAACAATCACAGCCACAATCGACTTCGGATACGAATACGAGTACGACCGCCGACGCCGGCGCCGGCGAAGGAGCGGACGGCAACACGGATCTCAACGAGCGCACGACACTCGCCGCTCAGGTCGAACTCCTGCAAGAGGAAAACCAGCGCCTTCGACGAGCGTTCTCGCATGCCCGTCGGACCGACTACCGCCGATCTGCGACCGGCCTCGCGATCCTGGGCGTGCTTGCGATCGTGGGGGCCATCCTGTTTTCAACGGTTCGGACCGTGCTCCTGGCGCTTGGTGCGACGGGACTGTTCGCGGCAGTCCTTTCGTACTATCTGACCCCCGAACGGTTCGTTTCGGCGGCCGTCGGAGAATACGTCTATGCAGCAAGCGTCACGAACTACGACCGGCTGCTCACCGAACTCGGGCTCCAAGACACGCGGCTGTACGTTCCGACGGCGCACGCGGGCGCCAATGCGAGCCAGCAGTCCGCACGACTGTTCGTCCCTGAACACCAGGAGTATACAGTCCCAGCCCGAGACGACCTCAATTCATTGTTGGTGATCACTGACAATCTCCAGGAACGTGGAGCGGCCTTCGAGCCAACCGGGATGGAGCTCTTCCGTGAGGCGCGTCAAACTATCACGGGTGACGTCGCGGACGAACCGGATTCGCTCTGTTCGCAACTCGCTGATGCAGCCGTCGACGTTTTCGAACTCGCGGACAGTGCAACAACCGAAGTCGACGCCACCGAAGGGCGAGCCTCGATCGGAATCAGCGGCAGTGCCTACGGAGCGATCGATCGATTCGACCACCCAGTGGCCTCCTTGTTCGGAACTGGGTTCGCACTGGGCCTCGAAACCCCTGTCACAGTGGAGGTGACGACCGGCGACGATCGATCGGACTACCTCGTTACGTGTCGGTGGGAGGTCGAAGAACAGTAACCGATCGTCGTCTCTTCCTGCCTCAGGCTCAATAGTACACTACAATTCGAGGATACCCAATGTGGGAAACAATGCAAATCCCATTAGAGCAATCGCAAGCTCTTCTACTCCGAGATAGAGCGTGCCTACTGCCGATCCAAATATATCAAATCCAAATTGGAAAAATAAAAACTCAAAGAAAATAATCGCAACTATAACTCCGAACGTAGCTAATACCCATTGTTGCGGCCTTCGTAGCATCTTCTGAGATAGATCAAACCATTTCGACTTCTACTTTTCCATTATTGCTTTACTATTGTTTACTACTTCAAGGTTATATGTTTAGGACTCGATTGTGAATAAATATTCTAAAAATGATATAAAGGCCGCAATCCTGATAGTACGCAGCGAATGAGCGCGTCCTGATAGAACCGCATACAGAAAGACGATATAGCAGATGTTATATGGTAAATAATTAAGAAGTAGTGTCGAGTATGATCTACTACGGATCACGGAGGTGATGAAAATACATAGGTACAGAAAATACAACGGACACATACTTTGTGTCAGAGGGAAGCCACAAGAAGAGTGAAATGGGAGAACTAATAGAACGCATCTCCCTGCGAGGGTTTCACTGCCCTATCTCTCCCTTCGAGAGTGCTTCCACTGTCTGTGTTTTCAGCAGCTCCGCTGATCACCTGCAACGCTGATCGATAAGCGCATCAATCGGTTCTCAGAACAGTGAGAGGAAGCCAGACGCTTCCGTTTCAGATTAGCGTGGTGCTTTGCTACCCGACACTGTTAACGCTACAGCCAATCGATCCACATTCTTCACGCGGAATTTCCGTTGCTCGCATTCGTCAAGGAAGCTGAGTGGCCCAACAGCGTGACCATCGTGTCGCTCGTCTGGGAAGGTCTCTCCGTCATTATCGACGTATCGCACGGGACTCTCAGACGGTATCGGCAGTCACAATTGAATTCAATGTCGAAGGGAATAACCCCACTTGTCGGTCGGCTCCTTCTCAAATGTGATTAACTTCGGCCTCGCTTTCGTCTCGTCACGGATGCCCCAGTGACTCTAAACCGAGCGATCGCCACGCTTCGAGTGAGGTATCCTCCTGCCCGACCATCCTTCTTGTCGAGCTCGAAGCCGGATTACCCGTAGATGAAACAATGAGACGGTGAAACTGTTTTGGCGACTTCCCCGTATCGTTCCTGCCCATACGTGAGCTGAATAGCCTCTGAGATTATTGATAGATATTTTGTACTGGGGTGGGATTTCGAGAATATGTCCGAGAGAGGAGACTCCAGTGCGTGAAGACGATACGCTCCAATAGAAGTAAGAAAACGCCTGAGTGCCTGTGATCAGCTAATTCCCGGCATCATCGGGTGCCCCGGGAAGAGATTCGCAGGGAATGCCGTCGTTGTCAGGGTCGAGATTATAGGGGTCACTCGGTTCATACTCGAGTACTCGCTGTGATTCCTCCCAGCTATCAAAGTCTCCACAACTGAGATTCTCGGGTGGTTCTTCCGGCAGCGAAGAATCCTCCGGGACGTCTGATTCTGGTTCTGAGTCATCCGCTGTGGTGTCCGTCTCAGTGTCACTCCCAGCGTCGCTGCTATCGTCAGAACCACTAGTAGCGTCAGCTGACGTCGAGTCACTCGTGTCCTCGGAGCTATTATCGCCATCAGCGTCTGATTCGGCGTCCGTAGCAGAACCGTCTGACTCATCAGACGAATCGTCCTCACTCACATCATCACTATTGGATGTGTCCTCATCGGCCGACGAAGACGACTCTGCGGCGTCGCTGTCTTCGTCAGCATTGTCGTCACTACTGGAATCAGTCGATTCAGTGGAATCAGTCGATTCAGTGGAATCAGTGGAATCGGTGGAATCATTTTCCTCATCCGAAGTAGCGGAACTATCATTGGAGTCACTAGCCGAGGCATCGTCTCCTTCGTCACTCTCAGTCGACTCCGTGCTGTTAGTACCGCTAGTGTTGTCCCCCTCGTCCGTATCATCGCTTTCGGCGCTGTCTTGTTCCTCTTCGAGATTCTCGCTATTGTCTGGTGATTGGTCAGTACTGTTACTATCGGTTGGCCCACTTTCGCCTACCCCCCCACACCCGGCTAGTGCGAGTGAGAGACAAACCAGTAGGATGAGTAGTATATGTCGTTTCGTTCTCATTGGTATGATTGGTTATTCCGTCAGTTGTATGAATCAACTGCTCGTTCTTAATTCTAGTCATATTATATCACGCTCAAACAGTCTTCCATTTTCCGACTATAGAGAGCGTAATTACAACGAAATACTAGGAGGAGCGCTGTTTGTAACCGATAGGCCACCACGTAACTGAACGCAGAATCGTCGTTCTGTACCCGGCCACCGACTCTCCTCAACTCGGCAAATCATCTTCCATTTCACGCCGTTGAGAGGCGGATCGGACAGTCCAACACCCGAGCGAAGTGAACTGCTATCTTTGCGATTGAATCAAGGAAAGAGAGTAATCCTGTGATCCCTCACAGAAATTCCGTAGGCAGAGAACAGCGTAGACTCGAGTGTACACGAGACGCTCTTAGCTGTGGAATGTCAGTCTTCAGTTCTCGTACTGGATTCGGAGATGTCCCGATCGTCCTCGGAAGGAAGGCGCCATTCGATCGTCCCTTTATCTATCCCTCTACTAACGGACCGGACAGCCATGTCAAGTAATTTGTATGTCCTCGTTTGCTCGTCCAATTCATTGCGAATGATCTCTATTTCTTCCTGGCAGACTCTCAACTGGTCAACCATGTATTCATCTAACTTAGCGTTGTCAATATCATCATCCATTACTAATCACGCTGTACTGACTAGGTGACCAGCTCGGTTGCGGACGTGCTAATCTCGTACGTACGAAACGCAGATTCCTATGGTTCACTTGATATTATGTGGAATTTATCCTCCGCATTATTAATCCTATGGGCCGTCGAATTCGTCTTATCACTCATTCAGGTGACAACTAATCTACATCCCTTTAGTGGGATCAGTACTCTATCGTATGACGAGATTAAAATACACGGATAATATTGATATAGTTGTGGTGTAAATAGTAGGATATAGTATGGGATTGGAACCTCTGCAATGGTTTTCTACTGAAGAGGGACTCCCGTCACAACCGACAGTACTGCAAATCAGACATGGGACAAAAGCGTTCGTCTCAACAGCGAACCGAGTCCTTTTGGTAAAAGAACAGCACACGGACGGTTCCCCATTCTGGACGCTTCCTGGTGGTGGAGTGAAGGCGAACGAATCGTTAGCTGAGTGTCTTACTCGAGAACTATTTGAAGAGCTAAGATGCCAAGCAGTAATTGACAAGCCAGTCACAACAGTCTGGTACGCCCACTCAAGTAAGCAGAAGACGTTCTCAGTCTATACGGTTTTTGAGTGCTCCCTTCTATCGATTCCAGAATCGAACGAGAGGGAGGGAATTCTCGAGTATCAGTGGCTGTCGCCGACGTCTCTCCCGCCTACCACACTTCCTCAGATTCGCCAGATAGTGGAGTCTCGTAGTCGTTAATAACACGCTATCGCGTATACCAACTCACTAGATCGGGTTCTTTCGGAGAATTCGCATTGGCATTCGAACCGCTGTTTGTCGACATGGTTCCTACTGTCAGCGGCAGTAATGGCTGTGGAGACAATTAGATCGTGCCCCAGAAACATGAGTGTAGGATTGGAGCCGACTAGGAGTAATCGGCGGACCAATCGAACACACACACACACGGGTATTTTCTACCCGTACATACCAGTAAGAACCCATATTATTTAGTAGTTTTGTTGCTTAATTTATGTTCTAGCCACTAATGTCTAGTTGTCTAAGAAAACATAGCAAACAGTTGTCGATGGACGTTCCTGTAGCTGAAATAAAATATTTTTAACAAAAAGGAATAGATTTAATATATATTGGAACGTGATAAAATTTGCACAGTGACGAATCGACGGCTATATCGCATTCCGTCGAACGCCACATCTTGTCAGTTCAGCACCAGTCCTGTTCGTCGCTGTGCGGCGACCATTATCGAGCTTCGTTCAAGTAAACGGTAGCGCGGAGTTCCCTTCTCAAGCGCGAGCGAAGCGAGCGATAGAGAATGGAGGGGAGGATCGCCCGGCCGTCGTCCTCCATAGTCCGAAGCGGGCTTCAGACGGCTCGGCAACGGGTGCTGAACAAACAATGCGGTACTGGGACAGTTTGGTTCCTCGCTCCGGACGGGCCGCAGTCAACCCGTTCCGAAAGACGGACCGGCGACGCCACCACTCCGAGCACGCTCGATGTGCTGCGAAGTCGCCGACGTCACGTCCAATTAGAGTGCCTCTGCCGACCGCACCGGCACACAAGTCGTCTGGGACCACAACTCCCGACCGACACCACGCAAGCCCCGTCCTCAGAATATTCACGAGACGCGAAGCGTTCTGATGACGCCGAAGGCACTCAGGACGGGGTAGTTGACTGTAGAGCTCATTTTCGAGGCCAAGTTAGTCGCGTGGGCGAACAGCGTCTCTGTTCAATCGCAGATGAGGTCGGGACTCACCGCTTAGTAACCGCCTTAGTGAGCCCTTAGTCAGATTAAAAATATATGTGTACCTCTACTTTCACAAATCGTAGATATGGCTGACCAAACCCCCGCAGACACCACCGACTCGAACCATTGGACCCGCCGCACCTTCATCGGTGCCCTCGGCGCCGCCGGCCTCGCTACCACCGCCGCCGCCGCACAAACCTCCCCCGAACCCACTGACCCCGTCATCGAACTCGAAAACGCTACCGAAGGAAACGTCGACCTCCGCGCGTTCGACGAGGTCCTCGGGCGCCTCGAACGCGCTGCCGACGCCCTCGAATTCCCTGCCCGCCGCATCGGCTCCGCCGTCCGTGGACAGCAACACGGCGCCAGTCGCTGGGGCATCCACTTCGAAACCGACCAGCCCATCCATCTCGGCAGCGCCACCGTCGATGCCGACCAATCCGGTACCTTCACCGCCGTCGTCGCCAACTATGACGGTAACAACCAGTTCGATCCCGTCCAAGAGCGCGACATTACCGTCGACGCCGGGATCAACGAGATCAATCTCGATATGGCGCTCGACCCTGGAGAGTACCTCCTCACGCGCGACGGGGGCTTCCCGCTGCGACGCAGCGCGTGGAGCGGGTGGGAGAGCCAGAGTCGCGACGGCCTCGAACTCTACGGCGGGGCGAAACCCGGATACGAGAGCAACCGTTACTGGTACTACTACTTCGATCTGCACGTCGCTGCCCACGAGGACGCTCACCTCTAACGGCTGAAATCACATTCCAATACCATCTCAGACCAACTAACCCACACCATACAACACTCATGCCAGAGTACTACACCAACCAGCGCATCCAAGAAGCCCTTCACGATCGCCCCATCGCCGGCGGCACCGGCTACCACGCCGACATCAGCCTCGACGACGCCGACGTCATCGTCGACGACCAGGACGCGCTCGTCAGTGCACTCAACAGCACCGCCGACGTCATCGGCATCGAGGGCCACACTCGCATCGATCTCTCAGGGCGAGACTATGAACTCGCCGACCAGACGATCATCTCCGACCGCGGGGATGATGGCTCACCCGGCGCCCTCCTCTATACGAGCGATCGCGGTGCTGACTCGCCCGCCTGGGACGGCGGGTCGAACGGCCGCGGCGTGATCACTGTCCGCGGGAATGCCCGCATCAGCGGCGTGCGCTACCGTGGGCCGTTCCACGATTACAACGACAATCCTGCGTATCCGGGATATATCCCGTTGGACGATGGCACAACGTATGCCGATCGCCAGGCGATGCGTCAAGAACGCTATGCTCGCGGATTGCGTTTGTTGAGCGACGAGATCGAGATCGACAACTGTGAGCTCTACGGGTGGCCCGTCCAGGCGATCGCGGTCGGGGCGGCGTCACTCCCCGTCTCACCGCACATCCATCATATCTACGGACATGATTGCATGATGGTGGGAGCAGGGTATGTAATCGACATCTTCAACGGGCATCCGCGGATCGAGATGAGTTATTTCAACGCGACGCGCCACGCGATCAGTGGGTTCGGCCATCCCGAGTGTGGATATACGCTCGAGGATTCGGTGTTCGGGCCGATCACGACGTCGCACGCGGTGGATATGCATGCGCTGGCGGAGAACGGGGATGAAGGGAACTTGACGGCGGGCGATCGAGTGGAGGTCCGTCGGTGTACGTTCACATTCATGGAGAACATCGAGGGGCAGAACGCGCAAGCGATCGTGTTCCGTGGGTATCCGGAAGACGAGTATGTAACGGAGAACAACCGATTCATGCATGAGATCGATGGGTCGGAGCCAGTAGCGAACGTAGCGAATGAGGGCTACGAGCCGGTACCGTATCGGCAGGTGAACGTGGGCGAGGAGTGGGTGGACTGGACGTTCGCGAACAATCAGTATGGGGTGGGAACCCCGCATGAGCCGGGGGTGGGGGCGCCGGTGAATTTGGACGCGCCGTTGGCGGGCAAGCCATTGCTGGATGAAGAGCGCCGGCGAGGGTTGCAGATCGCCCTTCGACCCCTGGAATCACAAGACGACCAGTAACTCCCCCAACGATGTCAACAAGTAATCTACCGATAGCGAGCTATCCGGATCAGCACCAATCGCAGGAGATCGACGCCCCATCACGAGATGAGTTGTTTCAACTTCTCTCGAATCAACGCCGGAGGGAGGTCCTCCGGTATTTCAGCACCCATAGCGAAGACGTCGAGCTGCGTGCTCTCGCTGATTGGGTTGCTGCACAAGAATATGACACGACTATCGACCAGCTTACCGCGAAACAGCGACAACGAGTATATATTTCACTCTATCAGACTCACATTCCGACGTTAGTTGATCACGATTGTATCGAGTACAATCGATCAACTGGCTTGGTTCGGCGGACCGACCGAATCGACGACATAGATCGACATCTCAAACTCGAATCCCTCACTCGGTCGGATCCGAGCATACTCAGTTCACCATTCGCTTGGCTCCCCAGCCTCGCAAGTCAGTACACTGTTCCGCTCATCATAAGTGGCTGTTTCGTTCTTCTGTTGGGGTGGTTTAGTGTCGTTTCTCCACTCTTCTTGTTGACGATCAGTTGGGTCGGACTCTTCAGTTACTTAGTGCTCTATCACATGCACTGACTCTGTACTGACGCCACGGACTTTCTGTTTCTACGATGAACCGTAGTATATTCCCGTGATTGCTGACTCTACTGGACTTCTCCTATATGTGGATAGGAGTCATCTCCTATTGAAGATAGAATTTGCTATTATGATAATCAATAAACATAGAATTGCTGTTATTATGTTCATAACTATCTGATATCGTGTTCCTGCTTCTAGTAGAAAGTAGATGAGTGAAGAAGACCGGTCGATAACAAAACGAACATTTCTCATGGCAGCCAGTACAGCATGTCTCTCTGGCTGCCTCGGAGACGCTCCTTCGCAGTCGAGTAGCCAGAAGACTCCCTCTCAAGAGACGAAAAACGAAACTGACACCGACCCGGAACCGACTGTTGAGACCGAACCCGAGAGTCCTACGCTATTCCTTGATGGCGATCCGCGTGAGGAGCTGTGGGACGTCGGTGATCAATGGCGAGATGGGACATCCCTCGACGAGTGGGACGTGCTATCCGGATCGATTGAGCGCTCGACAAAACACCAGTATCGTGATTTTCCATCTGTTCGTCTCACTGCTACTGACGACGATGGGGTCGCGGTCCGGGTCCCAATTGATGGCTACGATCTGACACAGACCTCATTCTCGCTCGCTATGTATATCGACACTCCAGGTACTCATTACTCGCCATCGTTCGATGTCAATGCTCCCGAGTGTGGACAAACACTTGAATTTCGGACACGCTACAAAATCGATGAACCGGGTTGGATCCGCTACGATCTAGGGATCAACGATATCTCTAATCTCGATTCAACTACGGAGTCGTATATGACGATCTCGTGGGGCGGCAATGACATCGACTGGTATATCAGCGACCTCCGAGCGGTTCCGGTCAATCAGGACCCCTGCTTGTTCATCCAGTTTGACGACTCACTTCGGTCGACCTACGATACCGCATTCCCGATTATGCGCCAGTACGACATCCCGGCGACGGTCTACACTGTTACTGGGCGGATCGGCAATACAGGGAGTCTCACCCTCGACCAGATGAATGAAATGCAGGACGCCGGCTGGGAGTTCGCAAGCCATACACAGAGTCATCAACGCACAGGTGAACTCTCTCTGGACGAACAGCGAGCCGAGCTCGAGAACTCGAAACGCTGGCTACTCGATCACGGCTTCGAACAGGCTGCCTCAATGCTCGCCTATCCGTTTGGTTCGTTCACCACCGAAACGATGGATATTGCCGCCGATTATTACGATTTCGCGACCAGCGAACAGCGCGGCGCGATAAACCGACGGATCAGTTCACCTCTCTCCGTGAACCGACATCCTGGTGACAACGTCAAACGGTCACTAGAATTGATTGATATATTGCTTGATGATCAGATCCCAACCGACACTCTAGTGCTCTGTTATCACGACGTTATCGAGGATAACGACCCATCGGTTGATCCTGATGGACTTCGGGAGACGATGGCGTATATCGACGACCAAGGCGTCACCTGCAGAGTAACAAGTGAACTCCGCGATGATCTATTCAGGAGTGAGAGTTCTTCCTCATCTCATACTGCGACGGATAATTAGAAGATAGACCTCGATTTCAGTAATTCTTTTCCCAGTTCAAGTTTGGATAGCAGCTCAATCACTGACTAGGGGATAGGCCACAGTACAAACTTCAATTCGCCTTCTCGTACTAGTATCATGTTCGGGAAGTGGCCGCCTCTGTGGATCTTTCACCCTCTAAACGCCCT
The DNA window shown above is from Halalkalicoccus jeotgali B3 and carries:
- a CDS encoding DUF58 domain-containing protein, which codes for MHATRRFWTTIGLVVVLTAGAVLTARPLLGAGAALIGATLLAHQSVFAHTLARTVEGLAVEIFIEQESVLTDETTTLVLRVADQAGSPLALAVEAQPPVGARLIGGTRDVSLSASETDREAQSEFELAWPVTGTFEFDQPRLAVADRYGLFEEELPVDAHYSPTVTVEPRRPQEMHVGSGGERIGAAYGEHEAVAIGSGLEPDVLREYTAEDSAARIDWKTTARMDSAYVREYETDTDRETVILMDTRASMTAGPPGETKLDYARQVGIALADNAHEFNDPLGLYVVTDEGLATRFKPVAQRHQYVTIKERIRALEGGTETDSTPQGRTQAATRRMSSQLTDQSSFARQLRPFLDEQTTQIQQIDRDPLIRTVRSHIRPLQGAIWTAIVTDDTNRAELQEAISLARRGNDHVMVFLAPSILFESGGLSDVAGAYDRYREFEEFRRQLARMRRVTVFEMGPGDRLDTILTSGARLYRNRTRQTQSSTP
- a CDS encoding NUDIX hydrolase; translated protein: MGLEPLQWFSTEEGLPSQPTVLQIRHGTKAFVSTANRVLLVKEQHTDGSPFWTLPGGGVKANESLAECLTRELFEELRCQAVIDKPVTTVWYAHSSKQKTFSVYTVFECSLLSIPESNEREGILEYQWLSPTSLPPTTLPQIRQIVESRSR
- a CDS encoding DUF7344 domain-containing protein — encoded protein: MSTSNLPIASYPDQHQSQEIDAPSRDELFQLLSNQRRREVLRYFSTHSEDVELRALADWVAAQEYDTTIDQLTAKQRQRVYISLYQTHIPTLVDHDCIEYNRSTGLVRRTDRIDDIDRHLKLESLTRSDPSILSSPFAWLPSLASQYTVPLIISGCFVLLLGWFSVVSPLFLLTISWVGLFSYLVLYHMH
- a CDS encoding polysaccharide deacetylase family protein encodes the protein MSEEDRSITKRTFLMAASTACLSGCLGDAPSQSSSQKTPSQETKNETDTDPEPTVETEPESPTLFLDGDPREELWDVGDQWRDGTSLDEWDVLSGSIERSTKHQYRDFPSVRLTATDDDGVAVRVPIDGYDLTQTSFSLAMYIDTPGTHYSPSFDVNAPECGQTLEFRTRYKIDEPGWIRYDLGINDISNLDSTTESYMTISWGGNDIDWYISDLRAVPVNQDPCLFIQFDDSLRSTYDTAFPIMRQYDIPATVYTVTGRIGNTGSLTLDQMNEMQDAGWEFASHTQSHQRTGELSLDEQRAELENSKRWLLDHGFEQAASMLAYPFGSFTTETMDIAADYYDFATSEQRGAINRRISSPLSVNRHPGDNVKRSLELIDILLDDQIPTDTLVLCYHDVIEDNDPSVDPDGLRETMAYIDDQGVTCRVTSELRDDLFRSESSSSSHTATDN